The following are encoded in a window of Castanea sativa cultivar Marrone di Chiusa Pesio chromosome 9, ASM4071231v1 genomic DNA:
- the LOC142611052 gene encoding F-box protein At5g07610-like yields MTVESIKITNTDTDPDLSLVLSCKKRKEDDVEEDPKEYPILSPYRKRRRLEEEEEEPDPDDSTQFPEFMKIEELPDAILFEILYRLPCRWALQCKSVSKRWCSVISHPLFVRNAMLHRHPFSKSNTDPFTLVLYHDKKILALPFDEDCCGEGGGVDSDGDGLDFLSFLPCIEFARKNFPFCVEASFNDLLLIRSEVLPIVNSGFTEYCICNPITKQWIILPRLPYQGYRGIVLVGFICIPDSCDKEQGCITNAHYRYRVVRIYSPTQSNATQIRMQIFSSDTGEWCDSLVSSPPGLNSFVGRPAHAGVVACNRMLHWVDENDRMIRGFVVFDPFNNAQGCRYIDPPIDLSLRESVSFGVFQGRLRIFQNSSLQYPRSFSVWELEDYNNAGTWCLKYKIYFKDMVSEYSDLLKMAKGKVSTGSLLAFHPNVGEFVFLQFRKCIVLCNMRTRVLTMVGRLEKLLPVNGISFDSIRAKYVFLVGQPSWPTPVPLPLKFECPPPFLLSEFVSKRQMLKKQQQEVEKLRATPTPIPLPV; encoded by the coding sequence ATGACGGTGGAGTcaatcaaaatcacaaacacagacACAGACCCAGACCTTTCTCTGGTTTTGtcttgtaaaaaaagaaaagaagatgatGTTGAAGAGGATCCGAAGGAATATCCGATCTTGTCTCCATATcgcaaaagaagaagattagaagaagaagaagaagagccaGATCCGGATGATTCGACCCAGTTTCCTGAATTTATGAAGATCGAAGAACTGCCAGATGCTATACTGTTCGAGATCCTTTATCGACTCCCTTGCCGATGGGCTCTCCAATGTAAGTCTGTGTCGAAGCGCTGGTGTTCTGTGATTTCTCATCCTTTGTTTGTTCGCAACGCCATGCTCCACCGACACCCATTCAGTAAGTCAAACACAGACCCCTTTACTCTTGTGTTATACCATGACAAAAAGATCCTCGCTCTTCCATTCGATGAGGACTGTTGCGGTGAAGGTGGCGGTGTTGACAGTGACGGTGACGGACTCGATTTTCTCAGCTTTCTTCCCTGTATCGAATTTGCAAGAAAAAATTTTCCCTTTTGCGTCGAAGCATCGTTCAACGATTTATTACTGATACGCAGCGAAGTTCTGCCGATTGTTAATTCAGGCTTTACTGAGTATTGCATCTGTAATCCTATTACCAAACAGTGGATCATCCTCCCTCGCCTTCCATACCAGGGATATCGCGGAATTGTTTTGGTGGGCTTTATATGCATTCCAGATAGCTGTGATAAAGAGCAGGGATGTATTACCAATGCCCATTACCGTTATAGAGTGGTGCGCATTTATTCTCCCACTCAATCCAACGCTACTCAGATACGTATGCAGATCTTTTCTTCCGACACCGGTGAATGGTGCGACTCTCTTGTTTCGTCACCGCCCGGATTGAATTCCTTTGTTGGAAGGCCTGCGCATGCTGGTGTTGTTGCCTGCAATAGGATGCTGCATTGGGTGGATGAAAATGATAGAATGATCAGAGGCTTTGTTGTGTTCGATCCATTCAACAATGCACAAGGATGTCGCTATATTGATCCACCCATTGACCTTTCCCTTAGAGAATCGGTCTCCTTTGGAGTGTTCCAAGGGCGTCTCCGGATTTTCCAAAATTCTTCTTTGCAATACCCTCGCAGTTTTTCTGTTTGGGAACTCGAGGATTACAATAATGCTGGTACATGGTGTctgaaatacaaaatttacttCAAGGACATGGTTTCAGAATATTCGGATCTCCTCAAGATGGCAAAGGGAAAGGTCTCAACTGGGTCATTGTTAGCTTTCCATCCAAATGTTGGCgaatttgtttttttacaatttcGCAAATGCATTGTTTTGTGTAACATGCGGACGAGGGTATTGACAATGGTCGGCCGACTGGAAAAACTTTTACCAGTCAACGGCATCTCCTTTGATAGCATACGTGCAAAATATGTGTTCTTAGTTGGGCAACCATCGTGGCCAACACCAGTACCTCTCCCATTGAAGTTTGAATGCCCTCCCCCATTTTTATTGAGCGAGTTTGTTTCTAAACGTCAAATGCTCAAGAAGCAACAGCAAGAAGTTGAGAAGTTGAGGGCAACTCCAACACCAATTCCTCTCCCAGTTTGA